A region of the Vigna unguiculata cultivar IT97K-499-35 chromosome 9, ASM411807v1, whole genome shotgun sequence genome:
CATAATTCATGAATTGAACTATAATGATACTTTTCTCCTAAACCAAATCGAATTAAATCACACGCTTTTAAGAGCCCTTGAGAGATTCTCCACAAGAATAAACAATAAAGTTTCTATAGAGAAACTCTCAAAAGCACTTTTAACTTAAACAGGAAATTCCTCACTTAACAAGTCAATTGGTTCTCGCTACGGGAGTACATAAATATGATATTTCAACTACTTTTTAGTCATTTTCAAACGACAAGTCAAGAAACTTACACCGAAAAAAGAGGGTTGAAGTCAGTAAGTTCCAATGAAGAATAACTCATGAATtagtttcttttaaaaataaatttaacgtTCCGCAGAAAACCGCGATAGAAAGAAAATTTCTGATTCTAATAAACATACATCAAGTGGAAACACTTCTACTGTCaagaatttaagaaaataaaaccgACAGCAAATGGGAGTGCCAagtataataacaaatataacacAGTGACAAGACAATACATAAACACCTAAACATAGTGTGTGCCCAACTCTACAGTGAAACATCCTAAAGTTACCTCACCCAGAAAAAGAGAAGCAAATATTCAAAACCCCTCATGACATGAAAGATATAGCCCTCCATACGCCCATGCGAACAGGAAAAATTATCTGCAATAAACAGAAACAATATTTCTTTTAGCATCATATTTCAATAtgattaatgaaaaacaaaatgatgGAAAAAAAACTTGACTGCACAATACACCGTGAAAGcattttgctgataaaaaaaaaaaccgtgAAAGCATTTTAGGAAAAGATGGACTTTTAAAGTTTTAACAgttgagatgaaaaaaaaacagtttttaaTTTCAGTTTATATTTGGGTAACAACTAAAATTTGCAAAAGgcttttttttctgaaaatatttAACTTGTTATTTTTCAACAACTATTTTCCCTTTTAACTTCTCATACATACTCTCTTTCATATATTAAAGTAATGTTTTGTCTCATcccaaacaattattttaaattcacttTTCAACAACTTTACTCAACAAAAACTCATTATATATACCtcttattgaaataaaaaacgCTGAAATGTATCATAGTTTCACGCTTCCATTTATGACACtcaatatgataaatatatacacCATCCAGATGTCTAATCATCAAACAACAGAAGGAATTTGAGAAGACTTGCAAACATCCCTAAGCAGCAGAGGACCAATTTTAATAGGTGGTTTTCTAccaatatgatgctcacacaaTGTCATCAAGTgaattccactttttttttacatcattttatcTCTTCATATCCATTACCAACTTCAAATAACTTTGAGCACACGATGGATCTCCTAAAGTCTAAGACTCTTGATGCTCTTCACTTGCTTCACATAaattaagatattaaaaaaaagcagTTTACCAAAAGAGCCTTAACTCATGTGGCACCAAGTACCTTCAGAGATTTATTTGATCCTTGGATGAAATCCCTACATTTCCCCCATTTTGACCTACCCTATCCCGCTATTACTACTAGGTCACAGGTCTCCTTTATAACACTTCGTCCAAAGAAGTATTTTCTCAAGATACTAGTTCCACAAATTAGGAACTCAATATACAGTGTTGTATCtccaaatgagaaaaaaaaaattatggcgGTCATTCAGATCGGTTTGACCCTTCAAAAtgaaataacataaattaacaTGACCTAGGCACATTAACTAAATTACTACATCGAATTACACAATCTATGGCACTAATCTTTTACCCTCATCTTCGAAAAACAACTGTAATATATCCCAGAGTTGTTGAACACCACAACATGTATAGGAGCAGACACTGAGGCGGAAAATAGGAAACTCGTTTTTCTCATGTTAAAACCATTTGATACGGAAGGAATGATAAACCTTCCAAACATTAAGGATTTAATAAGACGGAATTATCAAATACAATAAAGATAGCAGGGGGCATCAGGTATTCAGCTTAGAGAAGCTTCTTTCTAATCTCATAATTTACTGAATGAGTGACCATGTTTGGTTTCCTGAGAAAAATATCAATTACCAACAAGGTGGTTTGGTATAAAAGACCAAACAAAGCTTTTCATGGATATTCAGTTCAGTTAGACTCCCAAAATAAGTTCCCCTTTAGCTCTCAAATCTTTCAAGTAAATCAAAATAGGCAGTCATTTGAAAATAAGATCACATAAAATATGAGAAATGTCAACTTATTTTGTTGTACAACACCCAACAGCAAGAAACTGATATCCTTTTTGTTATAAAGATCACCTAAAGCAAGTCTTTACCTTCACCAACAAAAACATTTCCATATACACACAGCGAAGAATCAAACATTATTTTCCAAAGGACTCTAATATTGGATAAAAATAATGTGGGACCTGTTAAATAAGGAGTAGGACTCACATCATTTGGTCGAACCCACATGAATGTTACTCAGTAACAACGTATTAACGAGTGTAACTAATGTTCGTCATGAAAATTTAAAAGCAAATTGAGCCACACAAGTATTATATGTAGCAGTTTACGGTAAAGATATCAAAGCACACTTTTGCATCATGAATACTGCATAAAATAATGTTAGTTTTGAAGATATCCCAAATCAAATCAATAACGGAATAGGATAGCATACCTAAATTTctttccaagaaaaaaaataaggcaGGACCTAACTTCATGATGTGTGCTTGTCTGGATGGCCTCGCTTAGATTTGCGTCGCACATGGTGACTTCCACCTCGAGAAGGTTTATTCACTTTCTTATTGCTGCAGACAATAAAAGTCATTAGTATTAAGTTCCAAATATATGTCTAAAGAGGACATACTGATCAAAAAGTAAACTGGTgcacaaattttgaaaaatacattaaagACCGACCAGAACACAGCTGAAAACACTCTAGCCGCAAAAATAATAGGTAGAGCCAAAAGAGCAGAGGCCTGcaaaattgacaaaatattAGTCAATTCACCTAATCACTGTCAATTTTTATAAGGACAGAAAATCATTCATTGCATACCGCAAACCATTCTAACTCTTTAGTAGCAAGAGGTCTGGTGAGCTCATGCTTCTTCAGTGTCTCTTGAACAGTGGCTTGGAccttcatataaaaaaaattcaacaccaaaataaaaatgcaattaatcCTTATATCAATACCAGGCATAATTTTCAGCATTTATTGATTAAACAATAATTAGAAAAGTCAACAGAACTCTTTAATAATGTAgtagaatcaaaagaaaaagtcatTCCAGATCCTGGAACTAACATGAATTTCAGTGAGTATGTCATCGAGATATTAAAATCCCAGCTTTAGGTCAGAATCACACTATGATAAATGAAAGGAACTTTAGAAACACTTATAACCAAATCTGTCTTCAGCAACATAATTTCTATGTCTAAATCACATTATAACCGAGCTAAAGTAAAATGCTTTAGCATGTAACAGTAAAAAGACTATGAAATGAGTAGAACCGTATGAATAAAATTGGCTCAGACCAGTCAATCTGACCGGTTAGACAAGAAACTGGTCAAGTCCAACCAAGTTTCATAGTTTGGAAATGCTATTTGAACCAGATCAAAGAAGTACGTGCCAGACAGTTTTCTATGGATGACAGTGTGATTAAATGATTTGAACTAATAatgttgaattttaaaacaacacaaaacactatttttaatgaatttttattataaaataagaagCTTCTGTTTGCATTCAAAGTGAATTCTCTTGACAACAGCTCACCCGTCGACATTGTACAATCTACCAGGTCTGAATTCTTGAATTTTCACGTTGTGTCTAGCACTGTGCACACAGTTACTAACTCAATCTAAATGTTTACTTGATGGGTAGTGTATTATCCTGCTAAGTGAGGGAATTTTGACAGAAGTTTATTTCAAAGTTTCAGTAATAGGACTTCAATCCAAGACACaagcattttaaaataaatattattagtacAGTAGGATTTTTATTTAACACAAAcataatacttttaataaaaattttaaaaaaatttatatgcaTCACTTCATGTGGTTCAAATAGTGATTCAATGGTTTGACAATTGACCCAATAACTTAAAAGCCTTGACCGAGTCAATGATCAGTTTGGTTGATAACATTCGGGCATACCACTCACATTGCCCCCcttaaatgaataaatacaCGATGTCAAAGAATAATTtctcctttattttctttagttctATCATAATGAGTCCTGATAGTACATATAGGGCTGTAACTCTGACTCAAACACCTAGTAAATTTCATCATGACCAATACaaattctcttttatttctCCACAATTCTGATATGCAAATATATCAAGTTGCTTTCCACtatatttcttcctttaaaaaaaaacaacaaagattGATAACTGATTGTGGGAATGGCCAACATTAAATTTCAAAAGACAGACTGCCAACCAAAGTTTATATTGGCAATTTTCTCATAATTAGACAGAGTGCAACAGGAATACaagtaaaaaacaataatagtgCCGATatcaacaataaataataacaagCAATACGTGATTGCATATACTTCCTttctttaacaaataaaattgattgaaGGAACGGACAACTACATATTTCAAAAGACAGACTGCCCAACCAAAgtttacttttttcatttttttttaaatacagtGCAAAAGGAAAACATGTAAGAAAACAATAAAGGTGTTTATACCAgcaataaataatgataaatacaATAAGGATTGcacaattttttcaatattctaAAAAAAGATGAAGTCTGAAACCTGGCTATGATATGTAGTGGCTGATTCCAAAAACTTCCCATAAACATGAACAACTTTATTTGTGTAGGGCTTCAAAACCACTTGTACTTTATCAACATGAGGTTTAGCTACAACAGCAATCTGATCAATGTATGGCTTGCTGAACTTTCTAGCTTCCTGTCAACCGGTAGTCTTAAGAAACACATCtgcaaacaaaacaaacaaaacaaaaggatGAATTGAAGAGGTTTGTACCTGATAATAAGGATGAACAAATTCTTTTGCCTTGCTTAAATGGGGAGAAATTGTCTTCCTGGTAGCCTCATAACCTTCAACAGTTTTTGTAGTCAATAATTGCACATGCGGTTCAGCACTTGTTTTCACCACATACCACTGTTCTTTTACAGCAGGGACCCATTtcttcaattgaaaaagaagacaaTTTAGTTTGGCTGggtatttaagaaaataaaaaagatatttacaAACGAGGAAGCTCAAAAATGGATACCAATTACCATATTATCAGGATTAGGGTTAAAAAGAGACAATCCTAAAAAAATTCCATATGAACTATAATTGCAGTATACCACTGGTTAGAAGTATGCTTTTTGGCTGTTCGTTACACTACCACATAAATAGAAACAAGCCCAGCAAATTATAGCAAAAAACGGAGAAGTAAATGGAGGTCTTACAGTTTTAATGATTTCCACATGAGGTTCAGCCCACTTTCCAGCTTGTGCCTTTTTATCTAGGGCCTAGAGTAAATAGGAAAGACATTGAAATAAAGAAACCAATATGACTCGCTTGCAGtgataaagaaacaaaataaagtgtatttgtaaTAGATTAACATGTCAAAACAAATAACAGAAACAGAAGATTAATAGCCAAAATAACCAAGAACATTACCTTTTGAGCAACCTTTTCCCAAACAGGTTTCCCGTGTTTGTTCCATTGAGTCTCAACACAAGACtggtagaaaaataaaattctcaGAACTGGTGAGGAAGGCTCTTCTAACAAATAAGAGGAGATACAACATAGACTCACCTTACTATGAAGATAGTGTACAGCAAGCCAAGGTGGAAGCCAAGCACCGCGTGTCTGATTATAACACCAGTATGAGTCAATATGTACGTAactgtaattattaatataataaaaaatttcgaCAGAATGAAATGGTTTTCTAATCTATCATTATTTGTAGCAATAGCCAGCTGctgcacacaaaaacaaaaaatggaaaaagCTAAATGCTacaatttaacaattaaatataaaatattagatatGACAACAAAAATATGGTGAAATCATTACATTACACAatccatttcaaaatattaagatTGTGGAAATTCGTTTTGAACTCAAGATTTTAAGTTTTCATCTTTGAAGGGAATATGGTGAAATCATTACACAAagcatttcaaaataataagatattttggacaaaagattttatatttttcatattttgaaggGTACTTAGGCTAGGAATTCCAGGTTATGGATATTAAACTGGATCTAAGCAAGGCTAATGATAGTTTGGCATTTGTTTAGAGCTACATCAAAAATCCACAACATAAGTTCCGTCTCATCCTGGTTATCCATGTGTCCGACTTAAAGGTACTAAGGCTGTGTTTTCTATGTTGAGTCACATGCTAGTTTGAGTTACAGGGTTCGACAATGGTTAGAGCTTTCTATTGTCCCTTGCTGGTGTTTGGTGTGTTTGTCAAAGAAAATAGGAATGTCTAAGTGCTGCTTGTAAATGTAGCACAAAATGGTAACCGCACTCAAAGGATCAAATCAAGGATGAACAATGAGATTTTACCTTTACTAATTTATGAAGTTTAAGTTATTACGAGCTTATGGATTCTGCTCATTAAGCACTGAATTTAATTGGAAACCATACATCAGAAACGAGTATTTATATGCACaagtattttcaaataatattttatttagtaacaTGAACAGTTTACTTTTATTTGACCTCCAttgtttttagtaaaatataactttttaagaACCCCAGTCCCCAGTCCGAGGCTAAGAGCCACCATGTTGATCACAAAGCAGTGTACTTAAATGGCTGCTATGGCAGCACAAAAAGCACCATTGCTTAGTCGAATTTCGTGGATCCATAATCGCAACTCCTTCTGCCATTATGGTTGCATCATGCAGCCTGCATTGTCCTGTCATCTCCAACAAGCCTCCACTCAATTGAACTTTAagttaatttttactttttatgcaattatttttattagcatACACCTTGACTTTTTATACATACACAATTTATCTTTTCAAAACTGCTATGCTACTTCAGCTATTTTCTCACGATTTTATCCACAATCCAATCAGTAAGCAATAGCAGTATCACACAAAGACTGAGCCTAAAAGCTAAGCAATGACATccaattaattcatttattttcctgcattattgttaataatatgTTGACATTTTTCAATAACAACCTTAAAACCTTAGCCAACAAAATGAACTATTCGCAATTGTGCAAGactataaataaaatgacaaaGAACTTCAAAGAAATTCTTCAGTTTCAGATAGAAGGCACAACACCAATAATTAAAATGGCTATCAAACTTTACAGAcaggcaagaatgatataatGGTGTAGGTAGTCACTGAAATGGGGAATTATTACCGCACTCAACTCTGCTTGTATGACAGCTGCCTCAAACTTAGCCTTCACCATCTCTTCCTAAACAAGAATATTAGGTGAAAATCAAAAGACTTCAGTCAAAAATATCATCAAGCATCCTGCCTGCACAACATAGACAAGAAAATCTATGCACTGACATACCTCAGTAACTTTAAGAGCACGTTCAGTTTTCTGAATCTGTGTCCTCTGCTCCTGGTTTATCTTTTGAAGCTGTGAAAAATGTACTTACTCAGTTCACCGCATCATCCTTAGAATATATTTCAATAACTTGAAAATCGATTACAGTACTGCAGGTAACTAGTGAAAAATAATGgcataatgttttttaatttattttttggaagTAATAGAGCTCAATAGTAATTCTCTTAGATCTAAAATGAGAGTAGGATCAATCTAAAGCCAACAGCAGTAGATATTATTATCATACCAACTAACAAAAAACTAGCACCTAATGATGATGCTGCAGTGATACACAATACATCAGAGGATGGATGCACGTCAAGCCAAGCATGcaccaaaaaaaaatgaatagtaaGGTGATGCTGCCTGCTGAGCTCTGACAACTTCAGTTTCTAAAACCTACAGAAGCCTCCAATCAAGGGAATATCCTAATTCACGCTTGCTTGTCAATAACAGCATAAAAACTTCTACACCATGAACATCTCAAAGCAAACTCTATGAAAATTTCCAAATTCGAGGAATCAGAAAATGCAGCATGTATTAAGTCATAGTGGAAAGCGAAAAGCAGAGATAGGCAGGActatacatgaaaaaaaaaacggcAGAGTAAGATAGCATGTTGTTCAAAGCTAGAAGAATATAGTTATAATTACAATACAAACGAAGGAGGAAAAAGGAGACTGGCATGTGAAAACCAAAAGGTAGATATGTATCAAATGGAGATTAGCATGCCCTTCTCAATGTGAGAATTGAACATGACAAGGTGCATAAGGTACTCCTACAACAGATCAATTTTATTACAAGACACATTGATAAGAAGGGCAATGAAAAGGAAATATAACTCAGCGAAAGTGTAATTAAAATACTAAAGTATTTACACAAAAATCAACAGTAAATAGTGATTAAGAACTAGTTTGAAggacaaaaaaataatgagatgCACTTAAAGCCATTAGTTAAAACAGAATTGTAGGTAAACGTAAAACTTACATCTTCTAATTTTGAGTTCAAGTCATGAACTTTTTTCTCTAACCCAAGCACTCGAGTTTCCCAGTTCCCTTTCTCCCTGTTTTGTGTTTCTAGTTCCCCTTTAAGCTTGTCCACCTGCATAAAGAATTTCAGAGTCTGCACTTAGAATAATAATCATACAAGACACATCTACTAGCTGATTTATACGTAACCTGATTCTGTAGTTCAACAGCACGTGCATGAGCCTTTCCGACTTGCTCTTCAGCATCCAATGACCCTTTTTTCTaagaggaaaaatatttttgaaagttTTCTGATGtacaatttattaacaaaagaaaaatactacCAACAATAAAGTATGAGAATGGGATGCTTACATTTACCACCCATACTCAAATTACCATTATTACATGATGTAACAATACCAcatcaatattaatatatatatatatatatatatatatatatatatatatgtgtgtaatGAAGAAAAATTGTAATTCAGGTCTAGTCCCACACCTGGAGAGAAGCAATATCATTCTGGAGAGACTGTATGGTGACCGATTTATcttgaataattttttctttcccGGCCACAATTTCGTCCCTCCTCTTCACTTCTTCCGACTTTTCTCTGATTTCAGattcttcaaaacaaaattaaacacgaCACGTATTAGTCATAAAAAGAAACCGAAAGAAATCAGCATATATCCAGATGAAAAAGGTGAGGGAATTGTAACTCCTTGAAACTCAAATGACATGAAACGAAACCATAAAAAGAAGTCATTCCAAACGTAAATCATTAGCAAGTGCGCAAAAAAGTTACTTGTATAAAGATCAATCAACAGCACCCTCTCGCCAACAACATAAACAAACACCAGAAATTGCTATTTAAACACAGCGAGTGCACCTAATTTAAAACTGTGAGCACGACAACACTACGATTCACAATCATAGCACGGTCCTAATTTCAATtgcagaaaaacaaaaaaatcgtAAACGCGGACTTGCTGGTAACCGAAGAATGCAACTACTAACACCGAAATCTGGAAATGAAAAAATCGAGATTAAAAACAGAGTtaggttttcattttgaatAGAAGACGAAAACAGACCTAGAATTCGGATCTTAGAATTGAGTTGATCTAATTGGATCTTGAAGGCAGAGGTATCAGGCTCTGCTACGCTTCCTTCAATGGAAACATCAGCCTCGGCCCCGACGGTGGCGAAAATTAGGGCTACTGAAAACGCTAAGAAGAAGAGCTTCGTAGGCGCCATCGCAATACAGATTTGCTTTGCCGCCAACAAAGCTTCGGAGAAAAACACACCCTCGTCGGTGTTCTGATATTTATAACACCTTCGTCGTTTACAAGAAGCTTTTCtattttgcttttctttttctctagaAATAAATAGCAATTGAatattcatgtttttctttattatatagtATATACTGAATATTGATACATACACTCTTCACGCTATTATTGAATCGGTAATTGTCAataatagaatttttatttaattttacaataatatcctaaaattaaacattttcttttttactcgGTGGTTTaagaaatttcagaaaataaagaaaaaggggAACACGAGGTGGGCGTGGCGGATTCTACCTAGCCGCTCGTTGGAGAATCTGATctgatcttttattttaaagtcGACGCGATGTGAACACGTGGCAACTCAGGCCCACCAAAATCTAATGATTCATTCATATAATATTGATGTAAGACATGTTTGTTCACGATctattaactttttcaatttttccaaAACctagttaactttttttttttgttgataaagTATTTCTCATTAGTGATTCTCATATTTGTTTCATCTAATCAAATATTCAATGTCTCTTTCAAAGCCTTATGTTGggattgaaataaattatttattatcttaattgCGCTTTTGATTCTCATTGTGTTGTCcgttaatgattttattatcttattttaattgattgatttaacTCTAAAATATGAATGTTGATTCAATACTATTTGAGAAAAAGgtacacaaaaatattaaattaattacatttttgtcAAGGTTCAAATTAGCAGAGGttaaagtctttttttttatttgcaatagACTTCAAATAAAGTGGGTTATTATGTGTATACCATTATATTAACGTTTAGacaaatttaattacaataatcaaatgttaaaaaattatgttagtATATCAAATCAAGAGTAGGCATAGCtaaaagaatgagaaaataaatataactaaggTCACATTATTTCActattaaaaactttaaatatatagtaaaaaaataattttatgcaaCATCATAAAAGAGAAATGCGGTTGAGTAGTTGTGTTTCGGGGTAGGTGAAGACATCGTGCAAGGGTTTGAAATGGATCACATCACAG
Encoded here:
- the LOC114162833 gene encoding uncharacterized protein LOC114162833 isoform X2 produces the protein MAPTKLFFLAFSVALIFATVGAEADVSIEGSVAEPDTSAFKIQLDQLNSKIRILESEIREKSEEVKRRDEIVAGKEKIIQDKSVTIQSLQNDIASLQKKGSLDAEEQVGKAHARAVELQNQVDKLKGELETQNREKGNWETRVLGLEKKVHDLNSKLEDLQKINQEQRTQIQKTERALKVTEEEMVKAKFEAAVIQAELSATRGAWLPPWLAVHYLHSKSCVETQWNKHGKPVWEKVAQKALDKKAQAGKWAEPHVEIIKTKWVPAVKEQWYVVKTSAEPHVQLLTTKTVEGYEATRKTISPHLSKAKEFVHPYYQEARKFSKPYIDQIAVVAKPHVDKVQVVLKPYTNKVVHVYGKFLESATTYHSQVQATVQETLKKHELTRPLATKELEWFAASALLALPIIFAARVFSAVFCNKKVNKPSRGGSHHVRRKSKRGHPDKHTS
- the LOC114162833 gene encoding uncharacterized protein LOC114162833 isoform X1 — encoded protein: MAPTKLFFLAFSVALIFATVGAEADVSIEGSVAEPDTSAFKIQLDQLNSKIRILESEIREKSEEVKRRDEIVAGKEKIIQDKSVTIQSLQNDIASLQKKGSLDAEEQVGKAHARAVELQNQVDKLKGELETQNREKGNWETRVLGLEKKVHDLNSKLEDLQKINQEQRTQIQKTERALKVTEEEMVKAKFEAAVIQAELSATRGAWLPPWLAVHYLHSKVSLCCISSYLLEEPSSPVLRILFFYQSCVETQWNKHGKPVWEKVAQKALDKKAQAGKWAEPHVEIIKTKWVPAVKEQWYVVKTSAEPHVQLLTTKTVEGYEATRKTISPHLSKAKEFVHPYYQEARKFSKPYIDQIAVVAKPHVDKVQVVLKPYTNKVVHVYGKFLESATTYHSQVQATVQETLKKHELTRPLATKELEWFAASALLALPIIFAARVFSAVFCNKKVNKPSRGGSHHVRRKSKRGHPDKHTS